Genomic segment of Candidatus Aegiribacteria sp.:
TCTCATTCTTGTTCCCGGAGCCATCATTTCGATTGTATGGATATTCAGCGACGGTGTTGAGCACGCGCGAAGGAAAACAGCGGGAATCACGGGGATGTCCGTTGTGCTGGCTCTGGGCTTTGGCCTGCTTGCAAGGCTGAGGCTGGACTTCGAGTCATCATGGGTTCTTTTCATACCTCTTCTGATCTGCTGGCTTGGGGATTCGCTGGCATACTTCGCGGGCAGCGCTTTTGGACGGCACAAAATGGCGCCCTTAATCAGCCCAGCCAAGTCCTGGGAGGGTTTTTCAGCCGGGATTGCAGGCGCAATCGGCGGATCCGTTCTTGCAGGTTCCGCGGGAGCCGGGTTTTCTATATTCGCAATGGTAATAACAGGCGCAGCCGGAGGTATGGCAGCAATCGCTGGAGACCTGCTTGAGTCGGCAATGAAGAGAGATGCGGGTGTGAAGGATACCGGTTCACTCCTAAGGGGGCATGGTGGACTTCTTGACAGGTTCGACAGTATTCTGGCTGTTGTTCCAGTTGTATGGATTCTTCTTCTCCTTTTCTCCGATGCTGGAGTTCTGACATGATTCGAAAGGTCGCGGTTCTGGGAAGCACAGGGTCAATAGGAACGCAGGCTCTTGAAATAGTACACTCCAGACCAGAGCTGGAATTGCATTCGATACTGTGTAACAGAAACCTTGACCTTCTTTTAAAACAGAAGGAGCGCTACCGTCCTTCCGTAACCGCGATAGCATCTCCTCGCGGGGGATTCCCCGAAGGTGTTGTAACCGGACAGGATATTCTCGAAAAAGCTGTTGATGGAGCAGATATAGTTCTCAACGCTATCGTGGGAAGCGCCGGACTGCAGGCAAGCCTTATCTGTAGCGAAAGGGGTATAACTCTGGCCCTGGCCAACAAGGAGAGCCTCGTAATTGGTGGAGAACTGCTCAGGGATTACATCTCCAGCGGCGGAATAGTTCCAGT
This window contains:
- a CDS encoding phosphatidate cytidylyltransferase gives rise to the protein MKLFQSLASRVAVAVPGIGLFVLIALLDIPFLTAVFFSLISALCAAEAISLIKPGSGPITNSVYAALIAGSTVAVALLAPILSITLILVPGAIISIVWIFSDGVEHARRKTAGITGMSVVLALGFGLLARLRLDFESSWVLFIPLLICWLGDSLAYFAGSAFGRHKMAPLISPAKSWEGFSAGIAGAIGGSVLAGSAGAGFSIFAMVITGAAGGMAAIAGDLLESAMKRDAGVKDTGSLLRGHGGLLDRFDSILAVVPVVWILLLLFSDAGVLT